In Flavobacterium gelatinilyticum, a genomic segment contains:
- a CDS encoding YicC/YloC family endoribonuclease, whose protein sequence is MIQSMTGFGKASLQLPTKKITVEVKSLNSKGLDLNVRMPSVYREMELGLRTQISTRLERGKIDFAIYVESTAEQTSTKVNVPVVKSYIAQLREVYADADETELMKMAVRMPDTLKTEREEIDENDWEQIQVIIDEALQNILNFRKDEGESLEKEFNLRIGNIRQYMTDALALDPERVQAIKERLHTAISELQVNVDENRFEQELIYYLEKLDITEEKVRLTNHLDYFLETLKGSEANGRKLGFITQEMGREINTMGSKSNHAQMQKLVVLMKDELEKIKEQVLNVL, encoded by the coding sequence ATGATACAATCTATGACAGGGTTTGGCAAAGCTTCTTTGCAATTGCCTACAAAAAAAATTACCGTTGAAGTAAAATCTCTAAACAGTAAAGGTTTAGATCTAAACGTAAGAATGCCGTCTGTTTACCGCGAAATGGAATTAGGTTTACGAACTCAAATTTCTACCAGACTCGAAAGAGGAAAAATTGATTTTGCAATTTACGTAGAAAGCACTGCCGAGCAGACTTCAACCAAAGTAAACGTACCTGTTGTAAAAAGCTACATCGCTCAATTAAGAGAGGTTTACGCAGATGCCGATGAAACTGAATTAATGAAAATGGCTGTTCGCATGCCGGATACCTTAAAAACGGAACGCGAAGAAATCGACGAAAATGACTGGGAGCAGATTCAGGTTATTATTGATGAAGCCTTGCAGAATATTTTAAATTTCAGAAAAGACGAAGGCGAATCTCTGGAAAAAGAATTCAATTTAAGAATTGGCAACATCCGCCAATATATGACAGACGCACTGGCCCTGGATCCGGAACGAGTTCAGGCGATAAAAGAACGTCTGCACACTGCCATTTCAGAATTACAAGTTAACGTTGATGAAAATCGTTTCGAGCAGGAATTGATCTATTATTTAGAAAAACTGGATATAACCGAAGAAAAAGTACGCTTAACGAATCATTTAGATTATTTCCTAGAAACTTTAAAGGGTTCTGAAGCCAACGGTAGAAAACTTGGCTTTATCACTCAGGAAATGGGTCGCGAAATCAACACTATGGGGTCAAAATCCAATCATGCTCAAATGCAGAAATTGGTGGTTTTGATGAAAGATGAATTAGAGAAGATTAAAGAACAGGTATTAAACGTCTTGTAA
- a CDS encoding arsenate reductase family protein, translating to MNKIYHLSSCDTCRKIIKSLPENNLVLHDIKQNPITEAELEEMHKLAGSYEALFSKKAQLYKSMGLKDQSLTEADFKKYILEHYTFLSRPVFIIDGKIYIGNSQKNVEAVIEALS from the coding sequence ATGAATAAAATATATCACTTATCGTCTTGCGACACTTGCCGTAAAATCATCAAAAGCCTTCCTGAAAACAATCTTGTTTTACACGACATCAAGCAAAATCCTATTACAGAAGCTGAACTGGAAGAAATGCATAAACTAGCTGGAAGTTACGAAGCTTTGTTTAGTAAAAAAGCACAATTATATAAGTCAATGGGTCTTAAAGACCAATCTTTAACCGAAGCTGATTTTAAAAAATACATTTTAGAACATTATACCTTCTTAAGCCGTCCAGTTTTTATTATCGACGGAAAAATTTACATTGGCAACAGCCAAAAAAATGTTGAAGCAGTTATTGAGGCTTTGAGTTAA
- a CDS encoding DinB family protein — protein MNSVFDVQKTIREILLKILDSHSLEQLNKIPEGFNNNIIWNAAHCIAAQQSLVYKLSGIPAVVSDEFISKYRKGTKPEADVSQAEVDEIKELLLSTLEKTEKDFESGLFVEYNEYTTSMGFTLRNVQDALNFNNYHEGTHTGIMMALRKLV, from the coding sequence ATGAATTCAGTTTTTGATGTACAGAAAACCATTAGAGAAATTCTTTTGAAAATTTTAGACAGCCACTCACTAGAACAACTGAACAAAATTCCCGAAGGATTTAATAACAACATTATTTGGAATGCAGCACATTGTATTGCGGCACAGCAGTCCTTAGTTTACAAATTATCCGGAATTCCGGCAGTAGTTTCGGATGAATTTATTTCAAAATACCGAAAAGGAACCAAACCGGAAGCAGATGTTTCGCAGGCTGAGGTTGATGAAATAAAAGAACTTCTTTTATCAACATTAGAAAAAACAGAGAAGGATTTTGAAAGCGGTCTTTTTGTAGAGTATAACGAATACACCACAAGTATGGGATTTACACTTCGTAATGTTCAAGATGCCTTAAATTTTAATAATTATCATGAAGGAACCCATACGGGGATTATGATGGCGCTTAGGAAATTGGTATAA
- a CDS encoding septal ring lytic transglycosylase RlpA family protein encodes MKKKKHLILYTLTTILISCFTVTSQTKPTTEPKIQDTAKIIRPNIIPLPVEDSIFTDKGLKLKPYKKNAHASYYSDKFNGRKTASGSRFNNSKYTAAHKKLPFGTRVKVTNEANGKFVIVKITDRGPFVKTREIDLSKRAFMDITKNKGAGAMKVTIETIIE; translated from the coding sequence ATGAAAAAGAAAAAACACCTTATTCTCTACACGCTTACAACAATTTTAATTAGTTGTTTTACAGTTACAAGCCAAACCAAACCTACCACTGAACCTAAAATTCAGGATACTGCAAAAATCATAAGGCCAAACATTATACCTTTACCTGTAGAAGATTCAATATTCACTGACAAAGGATTAAAACTAAAACCTTACAAAAAAAACGCACACGCCTCGTATTACTCAGATAAATTTAACGGTAGAAAAACCGCAAGCGGAAGCCGTTTCAACAACAGTAAATACACCGCTGCACATAAAAAACTTCCTTTTGGAACAAGAGTTAAAGTCACTAACGAAGCCAACGGAAAATTTGTAATTGTAAAAATTACTGACCGCGGTCCATTCGTAAAAACGCGCGAAATAGATCTTTCAAAACGAGCTTTTATGGACATCACCAAAAATAAAGGTGCCGGCGCTATGAAAGTTACAATTGAAACTATAATAGAATAA